A portion of the Deltaproteobacteria bacterium genome contains these proteins:
- a CDS encoding lipid-transfer protein gives MGRKVNVIGVGMIKFSKPGESEDYHVMAAKAAKAALADANVPYKEIEQVVAGYVYGDSTCGQRAAYEVGLTGIPVINVNNNCSTGSTALFMARQAVEGGLAECVLALGFEKMEKGALGNKFNDRTNPLEPHVNVMNKVQGFNSAPPAAQMFGGAGREYRWKYGTKRETFGKISEKARKHASKNPYALFNQVLSLDEIMASPEVFDPLTRFQCCPPTCGAAAAVLCSDEFAKKHGISKPVYIAAQVMKTDFASSFEEDSMIKMCGFDMAKVAAKETYEKSGLGPEDVDVIELHDCFTANELLTYEALGLCPEGGAEKFIWDGDNTYGGKWVTNPSGGLLSKGHPLGATGLAQCTELVWQLRGTAEQRQVPDAKVALQHNLGLGGACVMTMYRRD, from the coding sequence GCGAACGTGCCATACAAGGAGATCGAGCAGGTCGTCGCCGGCTACGTCTACGGCGACTCCACCTGCGGCCAGCGCGCCGCTTATGAAGTCGGGCTCACCGGCATCCCTGTCATCAATGTGAATAACAACTGCTCCACCGGCTCGACCGCGCTGTTCATGGCGCGCCAGGCTGTCGAGGGCGGGCTGGCCGAGTGCGTGCTCGCGCTGGGCTTCGAGAAGATGGAGAAGGGCGCGCTCGGCAACAAGTTCAACGACCGCACCAACCCGCTCGAGCCGCACGTCAACGTGATGAACAAGGTGCAGGGCTTCAACTCTGCCCCGCCCGCGGCGCAGATGTTCGGCGGCGCCGGCCGCGAGTACCGCTGGAAGTACGGCACCAAGCGCGAGACCTTCGGCAAGATCAGCGAGAAGGCGCGCAAGCACGCCAGCAAGAACCCGTATGCACTGTTCAATCAAGTGTTGAGCCTGGACGAGATCATGGCCTCGCCCGAGGTCTTCGATCCGCTCACCCGCTTCCAGTGCTGCCCGCCCACCTGCGGCGCGGCCGCGGCGGTGCTCTGCAGCGACGAGTTCGCCAAGAAGCACGGCATCAGCAAGCCCGTGTACATCGCGGCGCAGGTGATGAAGACGGACTTCGCCTCCTCGTTCGAGGAGGACTCGATGATCAAGATGTGCGGCTTCGACATGGCCAAGGTGGCGGCCAAGGAGACGTACGAGAAGTCGGGCCTCGGCCCCGAGGACGTGGACGTCATCGAGCTGCACGACTGCTTCACCGCGAACGAGCTACTGACTTATGAGGCGCTGGGGCTCTGCCCCGAGGGTGGCGCCGAGAAGTTCATCTGGGACGGCGACAACACCTACGGCGGCAAGTGGGTCACGAACCCGTCGGGCGGCCTGCTCTCCAAGGGCCACCCGCTGGGCGCCACCGGCCTCGCGCAGTGCACGGAGCTGGTGTGGCAGCTGCGCGGCACGGCCGAGCAGCGCCAGGTGCCGGACGCCAAGGTCGCGCTGCAGCACAACCTCGGCCTCGGCGGCGCGTGCGTGATGACGATGTACCGGCGCGACTAA
- a CDS encoding Hsp70 family protein → MLWLAMAPVLGIDFGTTNTAAAYFDANGKLKLVPVRDKVFVMPSVAWYRAADKAVVGHAARSQIVDDPRHTIFEAKRFLGRRYQSEYVARHREKFAYELVEGEDGYCAFHVYGQVKPLTDVARQVVSHIVEQASNTLGGPFTECVMGVPAHASVRQREALRVAVEKAGLKLLAMVNEPTAAALYYANLRNPEQTVLVFDLGGGTLDATVMSVNNRVVNVLATGGDAFLGGANFDELIVENLVDRFREQYGVELRSNTVVMQRLMFAAESAKIALSKGDSAHLRVPCIVQKDEQFLHFDFNLTRTEVEQLCFKLIERVAATVDDVLERAKLKPDQIDELVLVGGQTRMPAIRERLKHFKRFSSEKDVHPELGVAIGAAILGRNLARGASGLADVVPMSINLMLPGGRTVEAIPANTPLPAKLEIPLEGLPTWNAPVPVVLFESLDSTSTEREILGTIQVGAEWRVSGTPKLELTMGQDFVIGARLLASSGSAVAVTIVDAKPQSRR, encoded by the coding sequence ATGCTTTGGCTCGCCATGGCACCTGTTCTGGGAATCGACTTCGGCACCACCAACACCGCGGCCGCGTACTTCGACGCCAACGGCAAGCTCAAGCTGGTGCCGGTGCGCGACAAGGTCTTCGTGATGCCCTCGGTGGCCTGGTACCGCGCGGCGGACAAGGCGGTGGTGGGGCACGCCGCGCGCAGCCAGATCGTCGACGACCCGCGGCACACCATCTTCGAGGCCAAGCGCTTCCTGGGCCGGCGCTACCAGAGCGAGTACGTGGCCCGGCACCGCGAGAAGTTCGCCTACGAGCTGGTGGAGGGCGAGGACGGCTACTGCGCCTTCCACGTCTACGGCCAGGTGAAGCCGCTCACGGACGTGGCCCGCCAGGTGGTCTCACACATCGTGGAGCAGGCGAGCAACACCCTGGGCGGGCCCTTCACCGAGTGCGTGATGGGCGTGCCCGCACACGCGAGCGTGCGCCAGCGCGAGGCCCTGCGCGTGGCCGTGGAGAAGGCCGGGCTCAAGCTCCTGGCCATGGTGAACGAGCCCACGGCGGCCGCGCTCTACTATGCAAACTTGAGAAACCCCGAGCAGACGGTGCTCGTGTTCGACCTCGGCGGCGGCACGCTCGACGCCACGGTGATGTCGGTGAACAACCGCGTGGTGAACGTGCTGGCCACCGGCGGCGACGCGTTCCTGGGCGGCGCCAACTTCGACGAGCTCATCGTCGAGAACCTGGTGGATCGCTTCCGCGAGCAGTACGGGGTGGAGCTGCGCTCCAACACCGTGGTCATGCAGCGCCTGATGTTCGCCGCCGAGAGCGCCAAGATCGCGCTCTCCAAGGGCGACAGCGCCCACCTCCGCGTGCCCTGCATCGTGCAGAAGGACGAGCAGTTCCTGCACTTCGACTTCAACCTCACGCGCACCGAGGTGGAGCAGCTCTGCTTCAAGCTCATCGAGCGCGTGGCCGCCACCGTGGACGACGTGCTCGAACGCGCCAAGCTCAAGCCCGATCAGATCGACGAGCTGGTGCTGGTGGGTGGCCAGACGCGCATGCCCGCGATTCGCGAGCGGCTCAAGCACTTCAAGCGCTTCTCCTCGGAGAAGGACGTGCACCCCGAGCTCGGCGTGGCCATCGGCGCGGCCATCCTGGGGCGCAACCTGGCGCGTGGCGCGAGCGGGCTGGCCGACGTGGTGCCCATGTCGATCAACCTCATGCTGCCCGGCGGCCGCACGGTGGAGGCCATCCCCGCGAACACGCCGCTGCCCGCGAAGCTGGAGATTCCGCTCGAGGGCCTGCCGACGTGGAACGCGCCCGTGCCGGTGGTGCTCTTCGAGAGCCTCGACTCCACCAGCACCGAGCGCGAGATCCTGGGCACCATTCAGGTGGGCGCCGAGTGGCGCGTGTCGGGCACGCCCAAGCTGGAGCTGACCATGGGCCAGGACTTCGTGATCGGCGCGCGGCTGCTGGCCTCGAGCGGCAGCGCCGTCGCGGTGACCATCGTGGACGCCAAGCCGCAGAGCCGGCGGTAG